In a single window of the Natronosalvus caseinilyticus genome:
- the gnd gene encoding phosphogluconate dehydrogenase (NAD(+)-dependent, decarboxylating), producing MQLGVIGLGRMGRIVVDRVLAAGHDVVAFDLDEDAIDAAAAAGASPADSIDDLCDQLGEDKRVWLMVPAGAPVDATLETLEPRLEAEDVVVDGGNSNFHDTLRRAESCPAAYLDCGTSGGPAGAELGFSLMVGGPEWAYDELAPAFDAVATGPAGHARMGPSGSGHYVKMVHNGVEYALMQAYGEGFELLHEGRFDLDLEAVASVWNNGAVIRSWLLELCEEAFREEGADLGDVADRIEGGSTGTWTVQEALEQEVPLPLIYTALAERYGSRADEGRFSRRLANRLRYGFGRHEVQRR from the coding sequence ATGCAACTGGGCGTAATCGGACTCGGACGGATGGGCCGGATCGTCGTCGACCGAGTGCTCGCCGCGGGCCACGACGTCGTCGCCTTCGACCTCGACGAGGACGCGATCGATGCCGCGGCCGCCGCGGGGGCCAGCCCCGCCGACTCGATCGACGACCTGTGTGACCAGCTCGGCGAGGACAAGCGAGTCTGGCTAATGGTTCCCGCGGGCGCACCCGTCGACGCGACCCTCGAGACGCTCGAGCCCCGCCTCGAGGCCGAGGACGTGGTCGTCGACGGCGGCAACTCGAACTTCCACGACACGCTTCGGCGCGCCGAGTCCTGTCCGGCGGCGTACCTCGACTGCGGCACCTCCGGGGGCCCTGCCGGCGCCGAACTCGGCTTCTCGCTCATGGTCGGCGGCCCCGAGTGGGCCTACGACGAACTCGCCCCGGCGTTCGACGCCGTGGCGACGGGGCCGGCGGGCCACGCCAGGATGGGGCCGTCGGGGTCGGGTCACTACGTCAAGATGGTCCACAACGGCGTCGAGTACGCGCTGATGCAGGCCTACGGCGAGGGCTTCGAACTGCTCCACGAGGGCCGGTTCGACCTCGACCTCGAGGCTGTCGCCTCGGTGTGGAACAACGGCGCGGTCATCCGGTCCTGGCTGCTCGAACTCTGCGAGGAGGCGTTCCGCGAGGAGGGGGCCGACCTGGGCGACGTCGCCGACCGGATCGAGGGCGGCTCGACGGGCACCTGGACCGTCCAGGAGGCTCTCGAGCAGGAGGTCCCTCTCCCGCTGATCTACACGGCGCTCGCCGAGCGGTACGGCTCGCGGGCGGACGAGGGACGGTTCTCGAGGCGGCTCGCGAATCGTCTGCGGTACGGGTTCGGTCGCCACGAGGTTCAGCGGCGGTAG